The stretch of DNA TGAAAAAGGAATACAAGGGCATATACTGGCAAGAAGATATCATTCCATTCTTCCAATCTATTACCCTCCCCAAGGACTGTACCACCGTGCAAAAGTGTTACATTGAGCTTTCCAAACTTGTCAAGGAGAAGCTCGGACCAATTGACCCCTACTTCCAGAAGCTCGCTGATGCTATGGTGACATGGATCGAGGCATGGGATGAAATCAACTCGACTACTCAGTTGGGTGCTCTGTCACTCGATGACAAGAAGGATGCTTCAACTTCTAAGAAAAAGTAGACTTCACTACTTTCTTGGTTTGGTTTTATAATTTGTCAAAGTTTTTCACAGTTGATTGAATCTAGAGATTCCGTTGTGTTCGTTTTTCAATTTGCAACAATGAGTTACCTATCCCCTTGGACGGATTAAAGAGTTCTAAgttattttgatatttaaatcTGGTGGATCCTGAATATTATGATATAAGTTGAAggaatttgattttagtttgtTCACTTTCTGCCAAGGATGTTTTATTTCTGACCGTTGCACTAACTTCTTAATATCATGTGCTACACCACACAGTAAAGGATGTTCATTTTGGCCAGATCCACGTACACTATAGTTTTGGGGTAGAAATAGCAACTCCTATTCTATAATCATATCACCGTTATAAAAgtatttggcaaaaacttgtgtaacacggtctcacgggtcgaatttgtgagacgaatctcttatttgggtaatctatgaaaaaatataattttttatgcttagagtataattttttattgtgaatgtgagtagggttgacccgttttAATAAATCATATGCAaaactaaaatataaataaatatctttttatatattcaaataaaaGTACATATAAAAAAACCATTAAACTTATCAGAAATGTCAAAATCAAGTGCATAAATGTTCAAACGTTGGAAGCACACAAATCGGGACATTGAGCAAGATTCACATATCGTTGTGCCAGTGCTCCGGCGGCCACATGCAACCTTTTTTTTATCGGGAAATTTGGCTTCAGTCTCCAGCCgctttttttctttgttttcagtccctaggtacttttttagtaccacatttccacatgaagtgtaccacatttccacatgaagtgtaccacatttccacatgaagtgtaccacattttgtatgaaatagtaccacaattttgtgggtagggagtgaatgcaaaaaaatattatgattgggGATTTTTAAATAACTTTCCCTTTTTTTATCTgggatttgtttttttttctcttcaTATTTCACAACTTTCATATCGAACATTTTTCCGAATTATTAACGAATCAGTACTAGATTttgaaaaacagaaaatgattattaaagtTTCTTCGATCGTCCGACAACATCACATTCGAGTTCCAACTATATATTTACTGTATTATATTTTGTcactatattaaaaatatatatagttatatatatgttttattttttagttgtaattttattaatatatgatacTATTATAtcgataaataaaaaaattattattttattatatatctgtaaattaatataaaatatattatatttgagtatataatttatttcttgagatatatttatattaattaaaattttaatataaagattatgataattatttaccataatatatatttttaaaaataatcaataaaCATGTGTGTGTAATTgaatttaacaaaaataaatgGGCTTAAAAACGATTTAGGTAAAGGGTAAAATAGATTTTTAGTTATATCGTGaatcaattaaattatttaCAATAATTCATATAACAACATATCTTTTTATTAATAGTTCGTGTATCGAAATATTTTtactttattataaaacatcaatatcatattttatttatattttagttgatttaaaTTAATGAACAGTAATATTTATTTCCTTAATTAGGAAAATTATCATAAAAATTATGTCAATAAATCTATAACCAACCTATAACTTTCATTGCCCGATCGATTGAGATACAACAAACAAGTCCATTCAGATGGAGACGAGACAAATGCtgaattgatttttttattttttcaaatataattttaatttctgATGATCTTCTATATTCATTCAAATTATGAgaaaatcatttaatttcccCCAGACGGCAATATTACTAAATATCAATtattttgtaaattaaatatttttacgcGTTTAGAACTAAATTTATTCGTTCAATTTTGACAGCAATATTTGAACAAGTCAAATAAAAAATCAATCCACATAAcacaaatattttaaagttcGAAAAATCAACATTAATCCCCACAGGCGAAGATGGTTCCATGAAGcttaaaaatcaaaattaaaacGAACACCAAATGTTATAGAgattaaagaaaaaataaaaaccaaGCTACTCCAAGCTTTAACCGAAACAGCGGGACAAACCTTCATCCATGACGAATTCTTCGATTCAATCCTTCAAAGCAAGCAAGAAAATGAAAACCACAAACGGATCAGACCCATGTATATGATCTACcaacaattttaatttttctttccaaTCGTCGCGCTTCGCGCTGTTTTTTTTTCCTTGTGAAAGAAAAAGTGTCTTGCAAGAGTTTTTTGCATTTCTAGAATATTGAGTTGAATAATTGTTTTGTTGCTCCAAATTTCGGCTACATAGATTTGCATTATTGTGTTTtggttatttttgttattgataTTTTAGGATGTAATTTATTTGTTAAAGAATatgatttttcttttcttaacTAGTATTGGTTTTGTAAGCTCAATTTCTTTTCTACTGATTATTTTGCTTTGAGACATTACATAAGTGTGTTTACTTGTATATAATTATTCTGTTATATATCGTCACAAGGCGTTGCAACATCTGAAATACAAAAAATTCTTACTATTATGTTAAACAAATTTCTTTCACCTCGTAATCTTCATACGATATAATTATTTGTGTATACTAAAATTGAATTAATGCTATTCACCTTTTCCATGCTCAAGTCACATTTGCTTCGAAAACGCTTGAGCTTGTGTTGCTTTCTTGAAGCTCATTTTGCTTAACcttcaaaaaaatgaaaaacaagAAACAGAAACCTAaatgctttaaaaaaaaatattggtcACCATTAAAGGACAACTACGAtcttaaatcatatatataactGTAAATGCCCACTTTCTTTTGGAGATGAGTGTTCTCTTCTTGAAGATCTCTATACTGcacaaacaaaataaattaaaatatgaatttttaataatattttaataatcgaCCCTTTAGTTTTGTTGCTACGTactgaattaaatatttaatttcccTTTCAAGAAAAGATCTAATAATGAATCTTACCCTTCTCTTGAGGTAGTTTATTTGTTCTGAAACGATACGCCTCTGTGAAATTTAAGACATCCGTTGATTAATTTATTTGTTCAGTCATCAGTGATCTAATTTATGAAGGTAATAAATAACAAAAGAATGTTTTAGTAAAATAAATTTCCTAACAAATATACGAATGTATACGTATACAACGTCAATCACTACTCGACAATGAAAATTATCAAAAACTTACAATAGTTTCTACTTGAATCATACATGTATTGTTGTTAGATATATATACTACCTTTTTCGATCGAACACGTTCGACACCAATCCTCAACTGGCGTTCCAGTTGTTTCAAGTCTTTCATGCCCAGCCCTGATAGATTTTCTCCAGCAAAATGCCTTTAGTACAATAAGAAAAAGATTACGTACACAATAAATATGAGCATGAAAATAGCAAGAACACCGAtaactaataaaataattagaCGTTATAATCAGAATTATTTTGTTAATGTTGCTATAACTAATTCCTTTCTTTAATGAAGATTACACACTTGTCTCTTGCTTCCAAAGCAGCTACTGTTCTCCTCAA from Primulina eburnea isolate SZY01 chromosome 6, ASM2296580v1, whole genome shotgun sequence encodes:
- the LOC140835006 gene encoding agamous-like MADS-box protein AGL11 isoform X1, giving the protein MGRGKVELKRIENPTNRQVTFSKRRNGLLKKAFELSVLCDAEVALLIFSPSGRAYQFSSHDIHRTIARYKSEVGIAQTSDQGFTTMEVWRNEIEDLRRTVAALEARDKHFAGENLSGLGMKDLKQLERQLRIGVERVRSKKRRIVSEQINYLKRRYRDLQEENTHLQKKVKQNELQESNTSSSVFEANVT